DNA from Chloroflexota bacterium:
ACAATCTGATCGAACCCGGCCAGCACGAAGTAGAGAATCAACGTGCCCACGCCCGATGCAATTGCGGGCGCCCATTCCTGATTGAGCATTTTTGCCACACGCTGCCCAACCTCGAGCCCCAGCGCCACCCAGCCGAACAGCCATGCTATCGCCAGCAAAACTGCCAACACAAGCCCTACGGGGCTAAGGATAATTGTAATCACCAGCGCCAGAACTGCCAGCGGAGAAAGCACCGCGGTCAGCAAACCGGCTCCGGCTGTGATCAGCGGTTCATTGAGCGCGGCATTGGCTACCCGTTCGGTCGGTTCGGCAAAGAATATTACCAACAGAATTGCCAGGGCCGCCCACATAAACATGCGAAAGAAAAACCATACGACTTCAAGCGCCGGGTTATGGTCAACGCTGACGGCAGGCGTGTATACCGCATCTTCGGGCAAGTTGAACTGGAAGGGGGGATTGATGCCCTGAACAACATCGCCATTGATTTCAGCCCCAACCGCCTTGTCCAGAGCAGCCCCGATCGTAACCAGACTTCCATTGACAATTGCCGCTTCGCTCAGTTGAAGCACTCCGCCAATACCAACCATATCGCCGTTAATGGTGCCTGCTGCATCCATAGTGCCACCAATCAGAACCACATCGCCATTTACGGTACTGTTGGCTTCCAGCGTAATCGTCCCACCAAAGACCACGACACTCCCATCCAGAGTTTCGCCTTCGGCCAGCGTATATGTGCCGCCGAAAATAACCTTATCATCAGCCAAACCGCGGGCAAAGGCCGCGTTCGGCCAAACCAGCGCGATCATCAATAACAGATAGGTGAATATTTTGATTTTTTTCATTATTGTGTCCTCCATCGCATTCTCGCCAATCGGGAGAGTGAAATCACCCAAATCAGACTACCAATACTTATCAGAGCAGCGACAACAGCCCACCCGGCTGGTGGCAACAAGCCCGGCAGTGTGCGGAAAGCAACCGCAAATAGATTTTGAAATACATTGACTACCGTAATAAATGTCGTTGCGCGCTGCACCAAGAGTATTAATATTTCTGTCAGTGAACTAAAGCTATTAAAAACCTGCCAACCTAATAAAACCGCAAAGGCTGAAACCGCATTGGCAATTAGAATCAGCGTAATCCACGATTGCCAGCGTTGCCGCGCGTAGCGTTGCAGGCTGCGTTGTTGAGATAGTTGCGCCTGCCAGCGGGTAACGAAGCCTGGCGCAGGTTCAAGTGTGGGTGTTTCCTGAAGCATTGCATCCACCCGGCCCCAGGCGGCTCTCAGGGCATGGCACGCTTCGCACGTTTTGAGGTGCGCGTTTAATAATTGAGCCTGCTCAGGGGCGAGGGGTTCATCGAGAAGAATCCAGGTTTCAAAAGGCTGGTGTTTTTTCATAGGGCGTCCTCTCAGTATTTTGAGATTCAAGCATTTGCGCATCCATCGTTTGATATTGTTCAGCCAATGCACGACGCGCACGATAGAGACGGCTTTTTACAGCGCTAACGCTGAGCGAGAGCGATTCGGCAATTTCTTCATACGAATGGTCGTACCAATAGTGCAGGATCATCGCGGCCCGATCTTTTTGAGGCAAAGTATCAAGCAGTTGCTGCACCTGAGCCTGTTTCTCATCATTGACCAGGCGGATTTCCGGTGAAGGGCCAGGGTCTGGCGGCTGCCACCAATCGTGTTGTTCGTCATCGATCGAAAAAGTTGTTAAACGCCGTTTACGCAACTGATCAATACAGTAATGAGATGCAATGGAAAGCAGCCAGGTTGCAAAAGAACGTTCTGGATCGTAGCGATTTAAATTCTTATAGGCTCGTAAAAAGGCTTCCTGGGCAGCATCTTCAGCATCGCCCGCGTTGCCCAACATGCGATAACACAAACTAAAGACCGGCTTCTGATAGGCTTCTACGATATATGTAAAGGCTTCGTCATCGCCTGCCCGCGCATTGGCGAGCCATATCGCTTCGTTGTCGTTCAAAATTGTGCTCCTGCGATCATTTTGTTGTGCCCTAATATACGCAACCTTTTATGAGAAGTTGCAAAACTTATCCGCTCAAAGAACGGAAGCCTTCGCCCAGCGCTTCATGTGCATGACCGATAACCATGAATGCTTTTTCATCGATTTGACGCACCAGCGCTTTGAGACGCGGTACTTCGGAGGGCATGACCACACAATACAACACCGCGC
Protein-coding regions in this window:
- a CDS encoding sigma-70 family RNA polymerase sigma factor, translating into MLNDNEAIWLANARAGDDEAFTYIVEAYQKPVFSLCYRMLGNAGDAEDAAQEAFLRAYKNLNRYDPERSFATWLLSIASHYCIDQLRKRRLTTFSIDDEQHDWWQPPDPGPSPEIRLVNDEKQAQVQQLLDTLPQKDRAAMILHYWYDHSYEEIAESLSLSVSAVKSRLYRARRALAEQYQTMDAQMLESQNTERTPYEKTPAF